CGCCTTGCCGAGCAGCAGCCAGCTCGCGCCGTACGCGACATCGCTCGCGACGCGCGCGGCCCCGGTCGCGCGCCAGACGGCCGCACCCGCCGGCGACCACAGCGCGAAGACGGCGCCGAGGTGGAGCGATGCGACGAGCGCGTAGGTCGTGCAGCGCAGGTCGGGCGAGCCGCCCGGCGAGACGCGGTCGAGCGCGCGCTGTCCGCGCGGCGTCAGCAGGAGCGAGTGAACGACGGGGAACGAGAGTGCGAGCACGGAGTTCGCGAGCCACGCGGCGGAGCCGGTGAGCCGGCCGAGACCGAAGCGCATGCCTTCGTGCAGGCTCGCGATCATCCAGGCGATGGCGACTCCGAACGCGAGATGGCAGGCGAGACCGAGCGCGACCGCGCGGGCGCGATCGGCGGAAGAGACGCGGAGCGACAAGGACGAAGCCTCCAGGGGGGCGGGGCGACGACGGGGACGGTCGTCGCGAAACGGGTCGACGCGTGAGCGCCGCGCCTGCAGACGATCGCGGACGCCCCGCGGTTCCGCGATGTATGGAACGCGGACGCGCTTCGCCAGCCCGACCGCCGGATCCTTCACGGGTTCGTCATTCCGGGTGCGGCCTGCGGCCACGCGCGCGCCGCGTACCCTCCCGCCCGTGACGCTGATCGCGCTCTGGAAGCCGTACGGAGTCGTCTCGCGGTTCACCGCGCAGTCGGGCCATCCGGGTCTCGCGACGCTCGTGGACGCGCCCGACGTGTGGCCGATCGGGCGGCTCGACCGCGACAGCGAGGGCCTCCTCTTGTTAGGCGACGACGGCGCGCTCGCGCACGCGCTGACCGACCCGCGCCACGCGCACCCGCGCACCTACTGGGTGCAGGTGGAGGGCGAGCCCGGGAGCGAGGCGCTCGGCGCGCTCGCCCGCGGCGTCGTCGTGCAGGGGCGCCGCACGCGACCGGCGCGTGCGCGACCGCTGCGCGGCGAGCCCGCGCTGCCGGCGCGCGCCGTGCCCATCCGCGTGCGCGCGCGCATCCCGACGTCGTGGATCGAGCTCGAGCTCGTCGAGGGCCGCAACCGCCAGGTGCGCCGCATGACCGCCGCGGTCGGCCACGCGACGCTGCGCCTCGTGCGCGTCGCGATCGGGCCGCTGCGGCTGCTCGAGCTCGGCCTCTCGCCCGGCGCGTGGCGCGGGCTCTCCCCGAGCGAGGAGCGCGCGCTGCGCGCGTCCGCGCGCGCGGGGGCGGCGCGCGCGAAGAGCGAGCCGCCCCCGCGGCGCGCGCGCACGGAGACGCCGCCGCCCGACGCGCCGCGCACACCGCGCGCGCGTCGGGCGCGTCCGCGGCGCGCGCCGCGCGGGGGCGGACGTTAGGCGACCGCCGGCCGCTCGGACGACGAACGGCCCGGGTCGGTGGCGAGCGCGCTCGCCCGGCGCGCGAGCGCGCCCGCGCCGCGTTCGATCGCGTCCGGAGGCGCGAGCAGCGACAGCACCACGTGCGCGCAGGCGTCGCCGCGTTCGTCGCTCGACGGCAAGTCGAACAGGAAGCCCGGGTGGACGCGCACGCCGTCGCGCTCGAGCAGCGCGATCGCGAGCGCCTCTTCGTCGATCGCGTCGCCGCCGGGCGCGCGCACGCGCACGATCGCGCTCCAGCCCGCGTCGGCGGCGAGCACCTCGAGCGCCGGGTGCGAGGCCGCGACGGCGCGAAGGCGCGCCTCGCTCTCGCGCACGCGCGCGCGGATCGGCGCCCGCAGCTCCTCGCCCCGGGCGAGCAGCGCGGGCAGCGCGTGCGCGACGACGGGCGACACGGACAGGTAGGCGTCGGCGATGAACGCGAGCCGCTCGACCGCCTCGCGGCGCAGCACCTCGGGCCCGGCGGCGACGATCCACGAGACCTTCGCCTGCGGGAGCCCGAGCAGCTTCGAGGCGCCCGAGAGCGCGAAGCGCAGTGGGCCGTCCGCCGCCGCGTCGCCGCTCGCGCTCCTCGCCGCGAACGCCGACGGCGCGCGCGCGGCGTCGACCGGCGCGAGCGGGTACGCGGCGAACACCTCGTCGACGACGAGCGCGAGGCCACGCTCCTCGGCGATCGACGCGAGCGACGCGCGCTCGCCGTCCGTCGCGCGCGCGCCCGTCGGGCTGTGCGGATCGATCGCGACGATCGCGCGGCTGCGCGGCGAGAGATCGGCCGCGAGCGCGTCGAGGTCGATGCGCCACTCCGCACCGCGCGGGCCGCGCCGCGGGCGGAGCGGGTAGGCCCGCACCTCGAGCCCCTCGAGCTCGGCGAGGTGCGCGAAGAGCGGGTAGCCGGGCGTCGGCACGTGCACGACGTCGCCCGGGTCGGCGAGCAGGCGGAAGAGGTGCGCGTAGCCCTCGCTCGTTCCGGCGGTGAGCACGACGTCGTCGGCGGTCGGGCCGGCGTGGCCCGTGGCGGGCCCGGCCGCGCCGCCGCTCTGCGCGTGGTGCGCGGCGACGGCGGCCCGCGCCGCCGCGTCGCCGCACGCGTCGGGCGCGTAGCGGAGCAGCGCGTCGCCCGCGGCGAGCTCGCGCAGCACGTCGCGCAGCGCGAGGCCGGGCGCGTCGATGCCGCAGGCGGTCGGGTTCGCGTCGGCGAGGTCGAGGAGAGGGCGCCCCGCCGCCGCGTGCGCGGCGAGGCGCGCGGCGAGCGCGTTCGGAAGGAGGTCCCAGGCCGCGCGGCGGGCGAACACGGCGCGTGAGCATACGGCGCGGGCGCCCGCCGCACGAGGTCGCGGCGCCGCGTCGCCTAACGCTCTGCGAAGAGCATGCGGTGCACGATGCCGGCGAGCGCCGCGCCGACGATCGGTACCACCCAGAACATCCACAGCTGCGCGATCGCCCAGCCGCCGACGAAGAGCGCGGGGCCGGTGCTGCGCGCCGGGTTGACCGAGAGGTTCGTGACCGGGATCCCGATCAGGTGCACCAGGGTGAGGCACAGGCCGATCGCAATCGGCGCGAAGCCGGCCGGCGCGCGGCGATCGGTCGCGCCGAGGATCACCATCAGGAAGAAGAAGGTCAGGACGAGCTCCGCGGCCATCGCCGACGGCAGCGCGTAGCCGCCCGGCGAGTGGTCGCCGTAGCCGTTCGCCGCGAAGCCCGAGGCGACGAGGTCGAAGCCCTCCTGTCCGTTCGCGATGAAGGCGAGCGCGGCGGCCGCGGCGATGGCGCCGGCGACCTGCGCGATCACGTACGGCGCGAGCTCGCCGGCCGGGAAGCGCCCGCCCGCGACGAGCCCGACCGAGACGGCCGGGTTCAGGTGGCAGCCCGAGACATGACCGATCGCGTAGGCCATCGTGAGGACGGTGAGGCCGAAGGCGAGGGCGACGCCGAGCAGGCCGATGCCGACCTCCGGGAACGCGGCGGCCAGCACCGCGCTGCCGCAGCCGCCGAACGTGAGCCAGAACGTTCCGAGGAACTCCGCACTCGCTCGAGATCCGATCGACATCGACCACCTCCAGGGCCCGGACGCGAGCCCGCGACACTCGCCGACCTGCAATGCCGGCGCGCGCCGCGCGGAGACTGCGCTCGCGACCGGCGCGCCGTCGAGGCCGAATCGCGGGCAGGGGCGTCGCCGCGTCGCGTCGCGCTGCGCGACGCGGTACCAACCCGCCTCCATGATCCAGCTCGATGCGATCTCGAAGCGGCACGGGAGCCAGATCCTGCTCGTCGAGGCCTCGGCCGCGGTGCAGCGCGGCGAGCGCGTGGGGCTCGTGGGCCCGAACGGCGCGGGCAAGTCGACGCTCTTCCGGCTGCTGATGCGCGAGGAGGAGCCCGACGAAGGGCGCGTCGTCGTCGACCGGGGCGTCGTGCTCGGGCACTTCAGCCAGGACGTCGGCGAGATGCAGGGCCAGACCGTGCTCGAGGCGACGATCGCGGGCGCCGGGCCGGTGTCGGACGCGGCGCGCGCACTCGCCGAGCTCGAGGGGGCGCTCGCCGACCCCGCGCGAGCCGACGAGCTCGACGCGCTCGTCGAGCGCTACGGCGAGGCGCAGGTGCGCTTCGAGTCGCTCGGCGGCTACACGCTCGAGGCGCGCGCGCACGAGGTGCTGGCGGGGCTCGGCTTCACGCCGGCGCAGGTCGCGGGCGACGTCGGCGCGCTGTCGGGCGGCTGGAAGACGCGCGTCGGGCTCGCGCGCATCCTCGTGATGCGGCCCGATGCGCTGCTGCTCGACGAGCCCACGAACCACCTCGACCTCGAGTCGATCCTGTGGCTCGAGGAGTGGATCCGCGGCTTCGACGGCGCGCTGCTGCTCACGTCGCACGACCGCGCCTTCCTGAACCGCGTCGTCTCGAAGATCATCGAGATCGACGGCGGCGACCTCGTCACCTACTCGGGCGACTACGACTTCTACGAGCGCCAGCGCGAGATCGCCGAGCGCGAGCAGGCCGCGCAGTACGCGCGCCAGCAGGCGATGCTCGCGAAGGAGGAGGCGTTCATCGCGCGCTTCAAGGCGCGCGCGAGCCACGCCGCGCAGGTGCAGTCGCGCGTCAAGAAGCTCGACAAGATCGACAAGGTCGAGCCGCCGAAGCGGCGCCAGACGGTGCACTTCGCGTTCCCGCCCGCGCCGCGCTCGGGCGACGACGTGCTCGCGCTCGCGGGCATCCGCAAGCGCTACGGCGAGCGCGCCGTCTTCGACGGGCTCGACCTCACCGTGCGCCGCGGCGAGCGCTGGTGCGTGATGGGCGCGAACGGCGCGGGCAAGACGACGCTGCTCAAGATCGCAGTCGGCGCGCTCGCGCCCGACGACGGGAAGGTCGCCCTCGGTGCGAACGTCGTGCTCGGCTACTTCGCGCAGCACTCGATGGAGCTGCTCGAGGCGGACGCGACGGTCTGGGAGACGCTGCAGCACGCGTTCCCCAACGCGTCGATCGGCTCGCTGCGCACGCTCGCCGGCTGCTTCGGCTTCCCGGGCGACGACGTCGAGAAGCGCTGCCGGCTGCTCTCGGGCGGCGAGCGCGTGCGCCTCGTGCTCGCGCGCATGCTCTACGACCCGCCGAACCTGCTCGTCCTCGACGAGCCGACCAACCACCTCGACCTCGCGACGAAGGAGATGCTGATCGAGTCGCTCGCGGGCTACGACGGCACGCTGCTGCTCGTCTCGCACGACCGTCACTTCCTGTCGAAGCTCACGAACCGCGTGCTCGAGCTCGATGCCGACGGCCCGCACGTCTACCCGGGCGGCTACGCCGAGTACGTCCTCGCGAGCGGCCACGAGGCGCCGGGGATGCGGGAAGGCTAGGCGGGCCCGTCGGGTGCGCGCCGACCGCGGTGCTCAGACGGCCGCGTGCAGCGACACCGGCAGCCCCGAGAAGCGGGGCATGCCGGTGAGCGCATCGACGTCGTCGGGGCTCGTGAGCTGGTTGACGTTGTGCGCGCCGGGGAAGCCGTGCGGGACGCAGAGCGCGCCGGGCGGCAGCGTCGGGTCGATGCGCAGCGTTCCGCGCAGCTCGCCGTGCGCGCTGCGGACGACGGCCTCGGCGCCGTCGACGAGCCCGGCGTCCTTGGCGTCGCGCGCGCTCGCGAGGATGGCCGGGCGGTCGCGCAGCTCGGTGAAGCGCGCGTTGATGTGGTGGCGCTGGCGGCGCGAGAGCAGCACGAGCGGTGCGCGCGCGTCGCGCGTGCGGCCGCGCTCCTCGAGTGCGCGCAGCTCGGCGACGAGCGCGGGCGGCGCGAGCCGGTAGCCGCCGATCGCGTCGGCGCGCGCCTCGACCCAGCCGATCGGGATCGCGCCCGCGTCCTCGTAGTGCCCGTCGCGGAGCGCGTCGAGGTCGCGGCCCGCCGAGGCCGCGATGCGCGCGAGCGCGTCGTCGTCCGTCGCGGCGTGCGGGTCGAGCGAGGTGTCGAAGGGCACGCCGATGCGCTCGCCGAGGAGCGCGAGCACCTGCCAGAACGAGCGCCGCTCGCCTGCCGGGGCGACCGCGGGCGGCGTGTACTGCGTCGCGACGCGCGGGAAGGCGATGTCGACGGCGTAGGGGAGGTCGGCGCGCTCGAGCTGCCCCTTCGTGGGCAGGACGTGCGTCGAGATCGCGGTCGTCTCGTTGGCGATCACGTCGAAGGAGGCGAGCACGTCGAGCTTGGCGAGCGCGGCGCGCGTGCGCTCCGTGCCGGGCAGGCAGGCGACGAGGTTGCCGCCGAAGTTGAGGAGCGCGCGCAGGTTCCCGGCCTCGATCTCGTCGGCCATCGCCGCGCACGCGTACTCGCCGCCGACGGTGCGCAGCTCGGGGCGGCTCGCGGGGCCCGCGCGGCGCCAGCCGTCCTCGGGCGCGGGCGGCATCTCGAGGCGGTCGAAGCGCGTGAGGAAGCCCGGGTTCACGCACGCGCCGCCCGGCCGGTCGAGCGAGCCGGTCGCGATCATGAGCGCCCACGCGAGCCACTGCGTCGCGTTCGCGGTCGGCGACATCGAGATGCCGGTGCCCGTGTCGACGCAGAGCCGGCGCGCGCGCCGCACCGAGGTGAGCAGCGCCTGCAGGTCGCGCGGCGCGAGGCCCGTCTCGTCGCTCGCGCGCGCGGCGTCGAAGGGCGCGACGGCGGCCGCGAGCGCGTCGACGCCCTGCGCGTGCTCGCGCAGGAAGCGCGCGTCGGCGCCCTCGCGCAGCACCTCGCGCACGAGGAAGGCGAGCAGCGCGTGGTCGCTGCTCGGGCGGACGGCGAGGTGGCGCGTCGCGTGGCGCGCCGTCTCCGTCGCGCGCGGGTCGACGACCCACACCTCGCCGCGCGCCGTCATCTCGCGCATGCGCGCCGTCGGACTGTTCAGCATCGAGGTGTGGCCGTGCGAGACGAGCGGGTTGGTGCCGACGTAGAGCACGAGCCGGCAGCGCTCGAAGTCGGGGCGCGTCATCAGCCCGGGCACGCCCGCCACCATCTCGGAGACGAGCGTCTTCGCGATCACGTCGATCGTCATGTCGCTGTAGACGGATGGCGTGCGCAGCGCGGCGGGCACGCGGCGCGCCATCCAGTACCCCGCGGCGTCCATGTAGCCGCCGCCGCCGAGGAAGACGCCGACGGCGGCGGGGCCGCTCTCGTCGAGGATCGCGCGCAGGCGCGCGGCGAGGTCGTCGAGCGCGTCGTCCCAGCCGGCGCGCGCGAGCGCGCCGTTCGCGCGCACGAGCGGAGTCTCGAGCCGCTGCGGGTGGTGATGGGCCTGCGGGAGCGCGCGCCCCTTCGAGCACGTGTAGCCCTGCGAGAGCGGGTGGTCGGCGTCGCCGCGCACGCGCACGACGCGGTCGCCGTCGACCTCGACGACGATGCCGCAGGCGGCGGTGCAGACGCGGCAGAACGAGCGCACGAGGGAAGCGGGCATCGCGGTCTCCGGGCTCCTCGACGGCTCGCGCGCGCCGGCGCGCCGCGTCACTGCGGGAGCAGCATGGCGACGGTCTCCGCCGCGTGCAGGGAGTCGTTGTACTCCTTGACGTGCACGATCCTGCCCTGCTCGAACTCGAAGAGGAAGTGGTACGTGTTGCGGTAGCTCGCGCCGTTCACGAGCTCGGCCTCCGAGTGCGCCTCGACGGCGACGCGGTCGCCCTCGGCGGTCACGCCGTCGACCGTCATGGTGACCGGGCCGGTGCAGGCCTCGTGGAAGGCGGTGACCAGGTGCTGGAAGCCGGCCTTGTCGAGCGTGCCCGTGCCGGGCACCCACCACGTCGCGTCGGGCGCGAGCAGCGCCTCGTCGAGCACGCCGCGCGCCATGCTCTGGATGAATCGGAGTGCCGCTTCGCGGTTCGCCTCGGTTGCCACGACGCCCTCCCGTCCGCCCGCGGCGCGCGCGTGCGGACCTCCGGCGACCGCGGATTCTAGCCTCGCCCGAGGATCGCTCCGCTCATCCCGGCGGACACGAGGACGTGCTCGACGTCCTTCACCGGGTTGGCGGCCGTGCCGCGCACCTGGCGCACGGCCTCGGCGATGTTGTTCATGCCGTGGATGTAGGCCTCGCCGATGTGCCCGCCGTTCGGGCTCACGGGGATCGTGCCGTCGAGCGCGATGTGCCCGTCCTTCACGAAGGCCGCGGCCTCGCCCGGCTCGCAGAAGCCCCAGGCCTCGAGGTGCCAGAGGACGGCGATCGTGAAGTGGTCGTAGAGCATGGCGACCTGCATGTCGCGCGGGCCGAGGCCGGTGCGCCCGTACAGCTCCTTCGCGCAGGCGATGCCGGCGGCGAAGCGCGTCAGGTCGTCGTGGTAGTAGCTCGTGACCGTCTCGAACTCGCGCGGCACGGCCTCGGTCGCGCCGACGATGCGCACCGGCGGCTGGCGGAGGTCGCGCGCGCGCTCGCGGCTCGTCACGACGACGGCGACGCCGCCGTCGCTCTCCTGCGTGCAGTCGAGCAGGCGGAACACGGGCTCGACGATCCAGCGCGACGCCTGGTGGTCGGCGAGCGTGATCGGCTTGCCGTAGAACCACGCGTTCGGGTTCGTCGACGCGTTCTTCCGCAGCTGCACCGAGACGTGTCCGAAGTCCTCGTTCGTGACGCCGTAGACGTGCATGTAGCGGGCGGCCTGGACGGAGGTCCACGCGGCCGGGCTCGCCGCGCCGAAGGGCAGGCTCCACTCGATGAAGCCGCTGCCGGCTCCGGCCTGGCCGCGCGACGCGCCCATCTGCGACGTGCCGAAGCGGTACTCCGAGCGCTCGTTCATCGCGCGCCAGCACACGACGACGTCGGCCTGGCCGGAGTCGACGGCGGCGACGGCGTGCGCGAGCGGCCCGACCGAGCCGCCGCCGCCGTGACCGACGCGCGACGAGAAGCGCAGGTTCTCGACGCCGAGCGCGCGGACGAGGTCGACGTCCTCGTTGTTGTCGATCGTGAACGTCGACATGCCGTCGACGTCGCGCGGCGCGAGGCCCGCGTCGTCGAGCGCCGCCGTGATGCACTCGCACGCGAGCTGGAGCTCGCTGCGCCCCGAGTCCTTCGAGAACTCCGTCTGCCCGATGCCGACGATCGCCGCGCCGGTCTCGCGCGCCGCGCGGCCCACCTAACGAGGCCTCCGCGGCCGGAACTGGTGGACGGCGCCGCCGTCCGCCGTCGGCGCGAAGAACACCTCGAGCGGCATGCCGACCTCGATGTCGGCGGGCTCGACGTCGCACAGGTTCGAGAGCATGCGCATGCCCTCCTCGAGCTCGACGAGCGCGATCAGGTAGCCGGGCGGGAACATCGGGAGCGGCGGGTGCACGGGCTTCGCCCAGGAGTAGAGCGTCGCGCGCCCCGACAGCTCGACCTCCTCGCGCTCGACGCTCTGGCAGTGCGGGCACATCGGGCGCGGCGGGAAGCGGAAGCGCTTGCAGCTCGCGCAGCGCTGTCCGAGCAGCACGCCGCGCTTGCAGCCCTCCCAGAAGAAGGCGCCGTCGCGCGAGGCGTTCGGCGCCGGGCGCTGCGGCGCGGCCGCCGGGCCGGACGCCGCGCTCATCGCGACGCCTGCGGCGCGGCGAGCGCCGTCGGCCCGACGGGCTCGGTGACGAGCGGGCTCACGCGCTCGTCGCCGACCGCGCCCGACGCGAGCAGCCGCTCGACCTCCTGCGCGTCGAAGCCGACCTCGGCGAGCACGCCGCGCGTGTCGGCGCCGACGAGGAAGGGCGGGCCCTGGATGCGCGCCGGCGTGCCGGAGAACGAGAACGCGAGGCCGATCTGCCCGAGCTGCTTCACGACCGGGTGCGCGTAGCTCGCGACCCACTGGTGGCGGAGCGCTTCGGGGTCGGCCCACATCTCCATGCCGGCGGTGTCGGACGACACCTCGCACGGCACGCCCGCGGCGTCGAGCGCGCGCTGCCACTCGACGGCGGGCTTCGCGGCGAGTGCGCGCTCGACCGCGGCGGCGCGCTCGTCGTCGCCCGCGCGCGCGTCGACGCCGAGCACGCGGCCGAGCGCCTCCCAGTGCGCGTCGTTCGCGAGCGACAGGCACAGCCAGCCGTCGGCGGTGGGATAGATGCGCACGCCCGCCGAGAAGCCCGTCTGCATGGCGTCGAGCATCGGGCGCTCGAAGCCCGTGCCGTCGGGGCGCGCCACCGCGTACGACGTGTTGAGCAGCTGCGCGTTGACGATGGCCGTGTCGACGAACTGCCCGCGGCCCGTCTTCTCGCGATCGAAGAGCGCCTGGCAGATCGCGATCGCGGCGAGGAAGCCGTTGCCCGTGTCGCCGAGGTTCGTGAGCGACCAGATGGGACGACCGCCGCGCCCGCAGCCCCCGTCCTCCCACTCGACGCCCGCCAGGCACGCGCCCGTCTGGTCGTTGCCGGGCAGGAGCTCGCGCGGGCCGCGCTCGAAGCCGCGCGTGTGGCAGTACACGAGACGCGGGAACTCGTCCTTCAGGCTCTCGTAGTCGATGCCGAGCTTGACGGCCGCCGGGTAGCGCATGTTGTGCATGACGACGTCGGCCGAAGCGACGAGCCGCCGCACGACTTCGCGCGCGCCGTCGTGCTTCATGTCGATCGCGATGCTGCGCTTGCCGCGGTTGCAGCACATGGCGATCTGGCTCTGGTGCCAGTACCAGTCGTGCTTCGCGTTGATCTTGATGACGGTCGCGCCGAGGTCGGAGAGCACCTGCGTGCAGTAGGGGCCGGCGACCGCGAGGCCGAAGTCGAGCACGCGGATGCCGGCGAGCGGGCCGCCCGCGAGGGCGGCGTCTCCGGCCGCGGGCGGCGTCGATGCCGGCTTCGCCGCCGCTCGCGCCGCGTCGCGCAGCGCCCGGGCCTCGGCGTGCACGGCGGCCGTGTGCTCGCCCGCGCGCGGTGCCGGGCCGCGGATCGCGCCCGGGCTGCGCTCGAGCTTGTAGGCGATGCCGACGGTGCGGATCGGCCCGAGCTCCGGGTCGTCGACCTCGGCGACGCAGCCGTCCGCGAGCAGCAGCGGGTCGGCGAGCGCCTCCTCGGGCGTGCGGATCTTCTGGATGCAGACGCTCGCCTCGGCGCCCGCCTCGGTCCACGCGTCGGCCGTGAACTTCGCGATCGTCTTCGCCATCGGCTCCCAGTAGTGGTGGAGGACGAAGATCTCCTCGGTGCCGAGGCCGATGCGGTCGGGGTCCTCGCGGACGCGCAGGTCGGTGTGCGCCTCGAGCGTGTCGCCCTCGCCGGCGGCGAGCACGAAGCGCGGGTTCGGCGGCCAGCAGTGCACCCAGCGACCGTCCGCGCACTCGAACAGGCCCTTCGGCGAGCGGCTGTCGCCGACCCAGCTCATGAAGCTCGGCGCCTCGAAGTCCTCGGCCTTGCCGAACGCGAGCACCCCGGCCGCGAGCGCGCCGCGCAGCAGCGACGTCTCGACCCACTGGCCGCGCCCCGTCACCTCGCGCGCGCGCAGCGCGGCGCTGATGGCGGTGGTGGCCGCATAACATGCACCGAGGCTCGGGAAGCGGGAGGCCGGGAAGAGCGGGCCCTCGCGCGGCGCGCCCTGGCGTTCCTCCCACGGCACCTCGAGGTCGGGGAAGAGCGGCTCGCGACCCGCGAGCCGCGGCGCCGAGCCGCCCGGCCACCCGCGCTGCTCCCACTGCAGGCCCGAGCGCGCGGCGACGAGGGCGTCGTAGCCCGGCCGGTCGGAGTGGCGGTTGCCGCGGCCGTAGCCGGTGATCGAGCAGTAGACGAGGCGCGGGTTGCGCGCGGAGAGCGTCGCGAAGTCGATGCCGAGCCGGTCGGTGACGCCCGGCCGGAACGACTCGACGAGCACGTCGGCGCGGTCGGCGAGCGCGAGGAACAGCTCTCGCTCGCCCGCGTCCTTCAGGTCGAACGCGGCGCTGCGCTTGCCGCGGTTCCAGGCCCGGTAGCCGAGCTGGGAGGCGAACGGGTCGCCGCCCGGCGGCTCGACCTTGACGACGTCGGCGCCGTGGTCGCAGAGCAGCATCGTGGCCATGGGGCCCGCGATGCCCCACGAGAGATCGAGCACGCGGATCCCGTCGAGCACGCCCGCCATCGGGTCCTCCTCGTCGCGAACGGGCGGGCGGCGCGCCGCCCGCCCGTTCCCTTCGTTGCTAGGCGATGCCGTACATGCGCGCACCGTTCTCCCAGGTGATCGCGCGGACCTCGTCCTGGGGCAC
This Myxococcota bacterium DNA region includes the following protein-coding sequences:
- a CDS encoding CoA transferase, giving the protein MAGVLDGIRVLDLSWGIAGPMATMLLCDHGADVVKVEPPGGDPFASQLGYRAWNRGKRSAAFDLKDAGERELFLALADRADVLVESFRPGVTDRLGIDFATLSARNPRLVYCSITGYGRGNRHSDRPGYDALVAARSGLQWEQRGWPGGSAPRLAGREPLFPDLEVPWEERQGAPREGPLFPASRFPSLGACYAATTAISAALRAREVTGRGQWVETSLLRGALAAGVLAFGKAEDFEAPSFMSWVGDSRSPKGLFECADGRWVHCWPPNPRFVLAAGEGDTLEAHTDLRVREDPDRIGLGTEEIFVLHHYWEPMAKTIAKFTADAWTEAGAEASVCIQKIRTPEEALADPLLLADGCVAEVDDPELGPIRTVGIAYKLERSPGAIRGPAPRAGEHTAAVHAEARALRDAARAAAKPASTPPAAGDAALAGGPLAGIRVLDFGLAVAGPYCTQVLSDLGATVIKINAKHDWYWHQSQIAMCCNRGKRSIAIDMKHDGAREVVRRLVASADVVMHNMRYPAAVKLGIDYESLKDEFPRLVYCHTRGFERGPRELLPGNDQTGACLAGVEWEDGGCGRGGRPIWSLTNLGDTGNGFLAAIAICQALFDREKTGRGQFVDTAIVNAQLLNTSYAVARPDGTGFERPMLDAMQTGFSAGVRIYPTADGWLCLSLANDAHWEALGRVLGVDARAGDDERAAAVERALAAKPAVEWQRALDAAGVPCEVSSDTAGMEMWADPEALRHQWVASYAHPVVKQLGQIGLAFSFSGTPARIQGPPFLVGADTRGVLAEVGFDAQEVERLLASGAVGDERVSPLVTEPVGPTALAAPQASR